Proteins encoded in a region of the Variovorax sp. PAMC 28711 genome:
- a CDS encoding PQQ-dependent sugar dehydrogenase, which yields MQAHSPRRRSLIFAGLACALCALALPASAQADASVAYRIDTIAQGLAHPWSLATLPDGSLLVTERAGRLRVIERDAGGRMQLRTTPVTGVPPVYASGQSGLFDVLIDPGFADNRLVYLSFAHGDSAANHLRVVRARFERGALQDVRVIFSSRPAKTHDQHFGARMALLDDGTLVIGIGDGNLERIDAQKLNTHLGKTVRIGRDGSVPADNPFVGRAGALPEIYSLGHRNPQGMVSLPGQRVLYAHEHGSKGGDELNRVVPGANYGWPITTGGVDYTGARITPWRTYPGITPPLVEWTPSIAPAGMAHYDGALFPAWRGSLFVAALKEKSVRRVPMKEGVPGSQEILFTELNERMRDVRSGPDGALYLLTDAPNGRVLRVRPR from the coding sequence ATGCAGGCCCATTCGCCGCGACGGCGCTCACTGATCTTCGCGGGACTCGCCTGTGCGCTGTGTGCGCTCGCGCTGCCGGCCTCGGCACAGGCCGATGCATCGGTGGCTTACCGCATCGACACCATCGCCCAGGGGCTGGCACACCCGTGGTCGCTGGCGACGCTGCCCGACGGCAGCCTGCTGGTCACCGAACGTGCCGGCCGTCTCCGCGTGATCGAGCGCGACGCGGGCGGGCGAATGCAGTTGCGCACGACGCCGGTGACCGGGGTGCCACCGGTGTATGCCAGCGGGCAATCGGGGTTGTTCGATGTGTTGATCGACCCTGGTTTTGCTGACAACCGGCTCGTCTATCTGTCGTTCGCACACGGCGACTCTGCGGCCAACCACCTGCGCGTGGTGCGCGCCCGCTTCGAGCGTGGCGCGCTGCAGGACGTGCGAGTGATCTTCAGCTCGCGCCCGGCCAAGACGCACGACCAGCATTTCGGCGCGCGCATGGCATTGCTCGACGATGGCACGCTGGTGATCGGCATCGGCGATGGCAACCTGGAGCGCATCGATGCGCAAAAGCTGAACACCCATCTGGGCAAGACCGTGCGCATCGGTCGCGATGGGAGCGTGCCGGCCGACAACCCGTTCGTCGGTCGGGCCGGCGCCCTGCCCGAGATCTACAGCCTCGGCCACCGCAACCCGCAGGGCATGGTCAGCCTGCCGGGGCAGCGGGTGCTGTACGCACACGAACACGGTTCGAAGGGCGGCGATGAACTCAACCGCGTCGTGCCGGGCGCCAACTACGGGTGGCCGATCACAACCGGCGGCGTCGACTACACCGGCGCGCGCATCACGCCCTGGCGCACTTATCCGGGCATCACGCCACCGCTGGTCGAATGGACCCCGTCCATTGCGCCGGCCGGCATGGCGCACTACGACGGCGCCCTGTTTCCGGCTTGGCGAGGCAGTCTTTTCGTCGCAGCCTTGAAAGAGAAAAGCGTGCGCCGCGTGCCCATGAAAGAAGGTGTGCCCGGATCGCAGGAAATCCTGTTCACCGAGTTGAACGAGCGCATGCGCGATGTGCGCAGCGGGCCGGACGGCGCGCTCTACCTGCTGACCGACGCGCCGAACGGGCGCGTGCTGCGCGTACGCCCGCGCTGA
- a CDS encoding fumarylacetoacetate hydrolase family protein, with the protein MKLVRYGNPGKEKPGLIDADGQLRDLSAVVKDIGPEQLGDAALAKLAKLKTDKLPLVKGKPRYGCPVSQTSKFIAIGLNYADHAAESNMPIPKEPVVFTKAVSCIQGPNDPVMLPKNSVKSDWEVELGIVIGTRARYVSQKDALSFVAGYVVINDVSERAWQLEHGLTWDKGKGFDTFGPIGPWLVTRDEVPNPQKLAMWLDLNGQRVQTGNTKTMIFNVAKLVSYCSQLNTLMPGDIITTGTPPGVGMGMKPSAVFLKKGDVMTLGIEGLGAQRQEVVGFKA; encoded by the coding sequence ATGAAACTAGTGCGTTACGGCAACCCCGGCAAAGAAAAGCCGGGCCTCATCGACGCCGACGGCCAACTGCGCGACCTGAGCGCGGTGGTCAAGGACATCGGACCCGAGCAACTCGGCGACGCCGCGCTGGCGAAGCTCGCCAAGCTCAAGACGGACAAGCTGCCGCTCGTCAAGGGCAAGCCGCGCTACGGCTGCCCGGTGAGCCAGACCAGCAAGTTCATCGCCATCGGCCTGAACTACGCAGATCACGCGGCCGAGTCGAACATGCCGATCCCGAAAGAGCCCGTGGTGTTCACCAAAGCGGTGAGCTGCATCCAGGGTCCGAACGATCCGGTCATGCTGCCCAAGAACTCGGTCAAGAGCGACTGGGAAGTCGAACTTGGCATCGTGATCGGCACCCGCGCACGCTACGTCTCACAAAAAGACGCGCTGAGCTTTGTGGCTGGCTACGTCGTCATCAACGACGTGAGCGAGCGCGCGTGGCAGCTCGAGCACGGCCTCACCTGGGACAAGGGCAAGGGCTTCGACACCTTCGGCCCGATCGGCCCGTGGCTCGTGACCCGAGACGAAGTGCCGAATCCGCAGAAGCTCGCGATGTGGCTCGACCTGAACGGCCAGCGGGTGCAGACCGGCAACACGAAGACGATGATCTTCAACGTGGCCAAGCTGGTGAGCTATTGCAGCCAGCTCAACACGCTGATGCCCGGCGACATCATCACCACGGGCACGCCACCGGGCGTCGGCATGGGCATGAAGCCGTCGGCGGTGTTTCTGAAGAAGGGCGACGTCATGACCCTGGGCATCGAGGGCCTCGGAGCGCAGCGACAGGAGGTGGTCGGCTTCAAGGCCTGA
- a CDS encoding SDR family NAD(P)-dependent oxidoreductase: MNQLDFKGRHAVVTGGATGLGYGIAQRLIASGGTVTVWDRDEAAARKAAEALAHGTSAVMVDVSDHASVTNAVAETLTLAGKIDALVNSAGITGPNTKVWDYPVDAWRQVMDVNLTGVFICCREVAAQMRTQGYGRIVNIASVAGKDGNPNASAYSASKAGVIALTKSLGKELADTNVRVNCVTPAAVKTAIFDQMTPEHIAFMLSKIPMARFGTVEEVAAMVGWLCTEDCSFSTGATFDLSGGRSTY, translated from the coding sequence ATGAACCAGCTCGACTTCAAGGGTCGCCACGCGGTCGTCACGGGCGGCGCCACCGGCCTCGGCTATGGCATCGCCCAGCGTTTGATTGCATCGGGCGGCACGGTGACCGTGTGGGACCGCGACGAGGCCGCGGCGCGCAAGGCGGCAGAGGCGTTGGCCCACGGTACCTCGGCCGTCATGGTCGATGTGTCGGACCACGCATCGGTCACGAACGCCGTCGCCGAAACGCTCACGCTCGCGGGAAAGATCGACGCGCTGGTCAATAGCGCCGGCATCACAGGCCCCAACACGAAGGTGTGGGACTACCCGGTTGACGCCTGGCGACAGGTGATGGACGTCAACCTTACCGGCGTCTTCATCTGCTGCCGTGAAGTGGCGGCACAGATGCGCACGCAGGGCTACGGTCGCATCGTCAACATCGCGTCGGTCGCCGGCAAGGACGGTAACCCGAACGCCAGCGCTTACAGCGCGAGCAAGGCCGGCGTGATCGCGCTGACCAAGTCGCTCGGCAAGGAACTGGCCGACACCAACGTGCGTGTGAACTGCGTGACCCCCGCGGCGGTGAAGACCGCGATCTTCGACCAGATGACGCCGGAACACATCGCCTTCATGCTCTCGAAAATCCCGATGGCGCGGTTCGGCACCGTCGAAGAAGTCGCCGCGATGGTCGGCTGGCTTTGCACCGAAGATTGCTCGTTCTCCACCGGCGCCACGTTCGACCTCTCGGGCGGCCGCTCCACTTATTGA
- a CDS encoding SDR family oxidoreductase, protein MRLKGKTVLVTAAGQGIGHASVLAMAAEGAQVWATDVNEKLLARFDGVANVQTAKLDVLDKSAITALFARLPTLDVLFNCAGVVHNGSALDATDADLDFAFNLNVRAQFWTVQAVLPGMLAAGRGSIINMASVCSSMKGLPNRCVYGTTKAAVLGLTKSVAADYVTQGIRCNAVCPGTVDTPSLGERINANEDPDAARKAFIARQPMGRLAGAEEIAPVVVFLASDESVFATGQAFTVDGGIMI, encoded by the coding sequence ATGAGACTCAAGGGCAAAACCGTGCTCGTGACGGCGGCCGGACAGGGCATCGGGCATGCCAGCGTGCTTGCCATGGCGGCCGAAGGCGCGCAGGTCTGGGCGACCGATGTGAACGAAAAATTGCTCGCGCGTTTTGACGGCGTGGCCAACGTGCAGACCGCAAAACTCGACGTGCTCGACAAGTCGGCGATCACCGCGCTGTTCGCCAGGCTGCCGACGCTCGATGTGCTCTTCAACTGCGCGGGCGTGGTGCACAACGGCAGCGCGCTCGACGCCACCGACGCCGACCTCGACTTCGCTTTCAACCTCAACGTTCGTGCGCAGTTCTGGACGGTGCAGGCCGTGCTGCCCGGCATGCTGGCCGCAGGCCGCGGCAGCATCATCAACATGGCAAGCGTGTGTTCGAGCATGAAGGGCCTGCCCAACCGCTGCGTGTACGGCACCACCAAGGCGGCGGTGCTCGGTCTCACCAAGAGCGTGGCGGCCGACTACGTCACCCAAGGCATTCGCTGCAATGCGGTGTGCCCCGGAACCGTCGACACGCCGTCGCTCGGCGAGCGCATCAACGCCAACGAAGATCCTGATGCCGCCCGCAAGGCCTTCATCGCGCGCCAGCCGATGGGCCGGCTCGCAGGCGCCGAAGAAATCGCGCCCGTGGTGGTGTTCCTGGCGAGCGACGAGTCGGTCTTCGCGACCGGTCAGGCGTTCACGGTCGACGGCGGGATCATGATATGA
- a CDS encoding FadR/GntR family transcriptional regulator, whose translation MPLQSIAPRRLYRQIADQLRALIQQGEFETGARLPAERDLAKQLGVSRPSVREALIALEVEGWVEVRTGSGVYVLERGARNATAIDVTEWGPLELIRARRVVEGETAALAAAHGKRRDFDAMQQAIDTMQALADRNVMPLEGDRAFHLAIVEASGNAVLVETVESFWDSRNGPLFTRLGGYFETVVSWRRAIAEHIAIRSAIVARDPDAARVAMHEHMDKSHQRFSASWRRAKAT comes from the coding sequence GTGCCCCTCCAGTCCATCGCGCCCAGGCGCCTCTACCGCCAGATTGCCGACCAGTTGCGCGCCCTCATCCAGCAGGGCGAGTTCGAGACCGGCGCGCGCCTGCCGGCAGAGCGCGACCTGGCCAAGCAGTTGGGCGTGAGCCGGCCCTCGGTGCGCGAGGCGCTGATCGCGCTCGAAGTCGAAGGCTGGGTCGAGGTGCGCACGGGATCGGGCGTTTACGTGCTCGAACGCGGCGCCCGCAACGCGACCGCGATCGACGTCACCGAGTGGGGCCCGCTCGAACTGATCCGCGCACGCCGCGTGGTCGAGGGCGAGACCGCAGCGCTCGCCGCGGCGCACGGCAAGCGACGCGATTTCGACGCGATGCAGCAGGCCATCGACACCATGCAGGCGCTGGCCGATCGCAACGTGATGCCGCTCGAGGGCGACCGCGCGTTCCACCTGGCCATCGTCGAAGCGAGCGGCAACGCCGTGCTCGTCGAAACCGTCGAAAGCTTCTGGGACTCGCGCAACGGCCCGCTCTTCACCCGGCTGGGCGGCTACTTCGAGACCGTGGTGTCGTGGCGCCGCGCGATCGCCGAGCACATCGCGATCCGCAGCGCCATCGTGGCGCGCGACCCGGACGCCGCGCGTGTCGCCATGCACGAGCACATGGACAAATCACACCAGAGATTCAGCGCGAGCTGGCGCCGCGCCAAAGCGACCTGA
- a CDS encoding sialic acid TRAP transporter substrate-binding protein SiaP — protein MKTTKRLALKTLAVCAIAAGTVGTFGIANAQTKLKWAHVYETSEPFHKYSVWAAEEIKKRSNGKYDIQVFPASSLGKEADINQGLTLGTVDMVLTGASFAGRSYQPLAITYFPFIFRDAEHQLKYAKSDVFNELAKGYDDKTGNHITALTYYGARHVTSSAARPVTKPEDMKGLKIRVPDAPAYLAFPKALGANATPIAFAEVYLALQNNTVDAQENPLPTIEAKKFFEVQKNISLTGHIVDSLLTVVSGQLWAKLSAEDKKMFTDVMQEAAEKTGRDIIASEVRLAEEFKKRGNNVIVVDKNAFREAVLKNTKPTDHGYRQQDYDRILAIK, from the coding sequence ATGAAGACCACGAAACGACTCGCCCTCAAGACCCTTGCCGTCTGCGCCATTGCCGCCGGCACAGTGGGCACTTTCGGGATCGCCAACGCACAGACGAAACTCAAGTGGGCGCACGTCTACGAGACGTCGGAACCGTTCCACAAGTACTCCGTGTGGGCGGCCGAAGAGATCAAGAAGCGCAGCAACGGCAAGTACGACATCCAGGTGTTCCCGGCGTCGAGCCTCGGCAAGGAAGCCGACATCAACCAGGGCCTGACGCTCGGCACCGTCGACATGGTGCTCACCGGCGCGAGCTTCGCGGGGCGCAGCTACCAGCCGCTCGCCATCACTTACTTCCCGTTCATCTTTCGCGACGCCGAACACCAGCTGAAGTACGCGAAGAGCGACGTGTTCAACGAACTTGCCAAAGGCTACGACGACAAGACCGGCAACCACATCACCGCCCTCACCTACTACGGCGCGCGCCACGTCACCTCGAGCGCAGCGCGCCCGGTGACCAAGCCCGAAGACATGAAGGGCCTGAAGATCCGCGTGCCCGACGCGCCGGCCTACCTTGCCTTCCCGAAGGCGCTGGGCGCCAACGCCACGCCGATCGCTTTCGCCGAGGTGTACCTGGCGCTGCAGAACAATACGGTCGATGCGCAGGAGAATCCGCTTCCGACGATCGAAGCCAAGAAGTTCTTCGAGGTACAGAAGAACATCTCGCTCACCGGCCACATCGTCGACTCGCTGCTCACGGTGGTATCGGGCCAGCTCTGGGCCAAGCTCAGCGCCGAAGACAAGAAGATGTTCACCGACGTGATGCAGGAAGCCGCCGAGAAGACCGGCCGCGACATCATCGCCTCCGAAGTGCGCCTCGCCGAGGAGTTCAAGAAGCGTGGCAACAACGTGATCGTGGTCGACAAGAACGCATTCCGCGAAGCAGTGCTCAAGAACACCAAGCCGACGGATCACGGTTACCGCCAGCAGGACTACGACCGCATCCTCGCGATCAAGTGA
- a CDS encoding TRAP transporter small permease: MTEHQKIIDDDGHFHAQDEVVDLSDTIAEGWIALALFWLLALTVFYQFVTRYVMNDSASWTEEVARYMLIGVVFVGATIGVAKNNQIQVDFFYRHMPVTVGRWLSRAVDVVRIGFFVGACVMTVQMMRKIGDNTRMTIVDAPMNIVYGVCLFGFAAMAFRSMQVARIHWRRGYSVLERPESAMSDH; this comes from the coding sequence GTGACTGAACACCAAAAAATCATCGATGACGACGGGCACTTTCACGCCCAAGACGAAGTGGTCGATCTGTCGGACACCATCGCCGAGGGATGGATCGCGCTCGCGCTTTTCTGGCTGTTGGCGCTCACCGTTTTCTACCAGTTCGTCACGCGCTATGTGATGAACGACTCGGCCTCGTGGACAGAAGAAGTGGCGCGCTACATGCTGATCGGGGTGGTGTTCGTCGGCGCCACGATCGGCGTCGCGAAAAACAACCAGATCCAGGTCGACTTTTTCTACCGTCACATGCCAGTGACGGTCGGTCGCTGGCTGTCGCGTGCTGTCGACGTGGTGCGCATCGGATTCTTCGTCGGAGCGTGCGTGATGACGGTGCAGATGATGCGCAAGATCGGCGACAACACGCGCATGACGATCGTCGATGCGCCCATGAACATCGTGTACGGCGTTTGCCTCTTTGGCTTTGCCGCGATGGCCTTCCGGTCGATGCAGGTGGCGCGTATCCACTGGCGGCGCGGCTACAGCGTGCTCGAACGCCCCGAGTCCGCGATGTCGGACCACTGA